One window of Lacerta agilis isolate rLacAgi1 chromosome 14, rLacAgi1.pri, whole genome shotgun sequence genomic DNA carries:
- the LOC117057905 gene encoding olfactory receptor 10C1-like, whose amino-acid sequence MVESEWVNRTMTTEFILLGFGDLQHLQILLFLLFLIIYALTMTGNILIIVLIVTDQRLHTPMYFFLGNLSSLETCYTSTILPRMLNSLLTGKRIVPVHGCLMQLWLAASLAASECYLLSAMSYDRYAAICRPLHYTRIMNNKVCLQLVAASWLCGFIENTILIVFISELTFCGPSEIEHFFCDFLPIIQLSCTDTYKVQLALTIMASFCTLPSFILTIASYVYIINAILRIPSATGRQKAFSTCSSHLVVVSIFYGTIIIVYVLPKTKILKELNKVFSVFYTVLTPLVNPLIYSLRNKEVKEAWKRVVSKCKSNAVM is encoded by the coding sequence ATGGTAGAATCAGAGTGGGTGAATCGAACCATGACAACTGAATTCATCCTCCTTGGATTTGGGGACCTCCAGCAcctccaaattcttcttttccttctctttctaatCATCTACGCTTTGACTATGACTGGGAACATCCTTATCATTGTCCTAATTGTGACCGATCAGCGCCTTCATactcccatgtacttctttctggGGAATTTGTCTTCTTTGGAGACCTGCTATACCTCAACAATCCTGCCCAGAATGCTGAATAGTTTATTGACTGGGAAAAGGATAGTCCCTGTCCATGGCTGTCTTATGCAACTGTGGCTTGCAGCGTCCTTAGCAGCATCCGAATGCTACCTTCTTTCAGCGATGTCTTACGATCGCTATGCTGCAATATGTAGGCCCCTGCATTACACAAGAATAATGAACAACAAGGTTTGCCTTCAACTGGTAGCTGCGTCTTGGCTGTGTGGTTTCATAGAAAACACTATATTGATCGTTTTCATATCTGAGCTAACATTCTGTGGCCCCAGTGAAATAGAACATTTCTTTTGTGATTTCCTCCCTATCATTCAACTGTCCTGCACCGACACCTACAAGGTTCAACTTGCACTGACCATCATGGCATCCTTTTGCACACTTCCATCATTTATCTTAACCATTGCATCATATGTTTACATCATTAATGCCATTTTGAGAATTCCCTCAGCCACTGGTAGGCAGAAGGCTTTTTCCACCTGTTCTTCTCATCTTGTTGTCGTGTCCATTTTCTATGGAACAATCATTATTGTCTATGTGCtaccaaaaacaaaaatactAAAGGAGCTGAATAAGGTTTTTTCTGTTTTCTACACTGTCCTGACACCTCTGGTCAATCCCCTTATATACAGTCTGAGGAACAAAGAAGTGAAGGAAGCTTGGAAGAGGGTTGTCAGCAAATGTAAAAGTAATGCAGTGATGTGA